The nucleotide sequence TGCGGCGGCAATGGAAGGCCGCCATCTGGGGTTGCCGGCATTGGCTATTTCACTGAATGGTGAATTGCATTACCAAACAGCGGCAGAAATCACCTGTCGTTTGCTACAAATGCTACAAACAACGCCGTTGAGGGCGGGTAATATTTTAAATGTGAATGTTCCTGATCTGCCACTTGAGCACATTAAAGGTTTTCGGGTAACACGTTGTGGTAGCCGCCATGCCGCGGAAGAAGTTTATTCTATGCAAGATCCGAAAGGCAACATGCTTTACTGGTTGGGGCCACCGGGAGATAAACATGATGCTGGCCCTGAAACAGATTTTGCGGCGGTGGAACAGGGATATGTCTCTATTACGCCATTACAGGTAGATCTGACTGCGTATA is from Photorhabdus laumondii subsp. laumondii and encodes:
- the surE gene encoding 5'/3'-nucleotidase SurE encodes the protein MLRILLSNDDGVTAPGIQVLAAALRENYHVQVVAPDRNRSGASNALTLDRSLSVNTLENGDISVLGGTPTDCVYLGVNRLVLPRPEIVVSGINRGPNLGDDVIYSGTVAAAMEGRHLGLPALAISLNGELHYQTAAEITCRLLQMLQTTPLRAGNILNVNVPDLPLEHIKGFRVTRCGSRHAAEEVYSMQDPKGNMLYWLGPPGDKHDAGPETDFAAVEQGYVSITPLQVDLTAYKAQALVRDWLAKAEVDGEC